The Longimicrobium sp. genome contains the following window.
CAATGCCTCTCTTTAGAAAGAAGCAGCGAGCCGCAGAGGTGCCTGGAACACGTTCCTCTGGTCCACAGCGACTCGTCCAAGGTAGCCCGCTCGGCACGCTTCTGTTGTATACGTTGATTGGCACTATGACTTTGTGCTTTGTTTATGCATTCCTTCAGGAGAACTTCGTTGCACCTTCTTGGTACCCGGACAGACTACGCGGTGTGAAGATTCTCGACACAAACAATTCATTAACCCTCCTTGTGGCACTTTTAAGCCTTATTGCTGTGCGGCAACAGTTCATCGCGACTCTAACACCCTACCTGACATATTCATCGGAAGAGGCGATCAAACAGGTAGACGGTAAATCTGAGACGTGGTGGCAGGTTCACGTGCGCAATGTAGGGTCAGGAATTGCAAGTATTCAGTCTGTGCTCTACCACGTTGCGGTTTCCAGCGACACAGTAAACTTTAGTACTCCACCTATGAATTTACACGCCCAAGTTGTTGAGAAAATAAAGAATAAAGGCTTGGAGGAGGGCAAGGACTATAGCTTGTTGCGTTTCTCGCATGGGGCAATCATTGGCCCGAATGAGTCAATTATGGTGTTCGAAGCACCGCTAGAAAAGGCGAGGCTTCTAACAATGCTTGACATGCGAATCCGATTCGAAAGCCGTTCCGGGGAAGTTTATGAGAAGGACGTTTACTGCATTCGGGCAGATTGGCTTCCACAGCAGGAATCAGTGCCCCCAGCAGCACCTTCCCCACCGCCGGGAAACCAAGGGAATACAGAGAACGCCTCGACGGCGACTCAAAATCGGCAGCCCTTGGAAGGCGTTCCCCAAGAACCCCGGAAACAATAAGTAAAGCATCACCTCCGCTTCACAATGCTTGTTGCGGAGGCCGCATTGGGCTCACGGCTGGGCCGAATCGCTCACCGTGTTCGGCGGCGGCAGCCCCGGGCGCGCGGGCGCGGTGTCGTTGGCGATGGTGCCCTGGCCGCGCTCCGGGCTCCCGCCCGCGCGCTGCTCGTCGGGGTTGCCGCCCTGGTGCCGGCTGCCCGCCTCGCACGCCGCCGCCAGCGCCGCCACCAGCGCCAGCGCCGGGATCGTCCGCAGCTTCCGCATCGTCCCCCGTCCTCTTTCGTCTCTCGATGGTCGATCCCTGGCCCGCATGCCGGCGCCGCCTACCGCACACACCGCGCCGGGACCGCAGATCAGTTGAGCTGTTGGTTTGGGCGTGTCCCTCCGCTGCGCTCCGGGCCGGGCTGCGCGCGCCGTAGGGCACGATACGACTGTGCCCAACGGCGCCGGGCCACCGCCGCGACGATACCCCGTGTCGCGGCGGCGTCCCGGCCCTCCGGGCGCGCATCCCTCACGCGGGGCATCGCTCGAGCCGCTGGCGCCGCGAGTGCCTGAAGACACTCGCTGGAACCACGGAAAGCCTCGCAAACCCCGCGAGGCTTCAACTGCAACCCGCTTCTCCTCCGCGATCGATTTCGTCGCGCGGAGCGCCGAGGTGTTTCCCCTCTCCCGCAGTCTGGGAGAGGGGAGCGCGGCCCCTGGTCGTGAGGAACGAACGACCGGAGCCGCGCGGGGGAGAGGGCCCCCGGCGGCCGCGCCGCCGGCGGTCGAGGCATGCCGCGACCCTGCGGAACGGTTCGGAATGCCGTCGCAGGCTGTCCCCTGTTCCCTGTACCCCGCCGTCACCGCCACTCGTGCATCAGCTTCGCCATGATCGCCTTCTGCGCGTGCAGGCGGTTCTCGGCCTCGTCGAAGACGCGCGAGCGGGGGCCCTCGATCACCTCGTCGGCCACCTCCTCGCCGCGGTGCGCGGGGAGGCAGTGCAGGAAGATGGCGCGCTCCGAGGCGCGGCCCATCAGCGCCTCGTCGACGCGGAAGCCCTGGAAGTCGCGCTCGCGCTTGGCCTGCTCCTCCTCCTGGCCCATCGACGCCCACACGTCGGTGTTCACCACGTCGGCGCCCTCCACCGCCTCGCGCGGGTCGTGGGTCAGGACGACGCGGGCGGCCGAGCGCGCCCGCTCCAGGATCTCCGTGTCCGGCTCGTACCCCGGCGGGACCGCCAGGCGCAGCTCGAAGCCCAGCCGGTACGCCGCGTTCAGCCACGAGTTGGCCATGTTGTTGCCGTCGCCCACCCAGGCCACCTTCACGCGCTCCAGGTCGGGGCCCAGGCTCTCCCGGACCGTCTGCAGGTCGGCCATGATCTGGCACGGATGCAGCAGGTCGGTGAGGCCGTTGATCACGGGGACCGAGCCCCAGCGCGCCAGCTCGTCCACGTCGGCCTGGGCGAAGGTGCGGATCATCACGCCGTCCACGTAGCGCGAGAGCACGCGGGCGGTGTCCCGGATCGGCTCGCCGCGGCCCAGCTGGATGTCGCGCGACGACAGGAAGAGCGCGTGGCCGCCCAGCTGGTAGGCGCCCACCTCGAAGGAGACGCGCGTGCGGGTGGATCTCTTGGTGAAGATCATGGCCAGCGTCTTGCCGGCCAGCGGCTGCTCGCGGTACTCGCCGCGCTTCATCCGCGCGGCCAGCTCCAGCGTGGCGAGCAGCTCCTCCCGGCTGAAGTCCGGGATGGCGGTGAAGTGGCGCACGGAGGCGTTCGGCATGGCGTGGACGGGTGCGGGGTGCGGCCTCGCGGAGGCCCCGGCGGGGGCGCGGCAAGATAGCACGCCGCCCCGGCGCGGGGAACCTCGCCGCGCCAGCAGCGTACAAGCCCTTCCGCCGCAACGGGATACGCACCCCGGAGCGCGCGGCGCGGACCCCCGGCGGGGGACGCGGGGCGCCCTTCCTTTTTCGGACGAGCGTTCATACTATTTCTGCTCCGCGACGGCGATCGCGCGCGAGGACGTCCGGTTCCGGCGCCCCCGCGCGTTCCCATGGGATGCCCGCGCCGCGTCCGGCCGAGCCGCCCGGTCCCTCATCCTCCGAGTCCCGATGAAGCGCATCCTCCCGGTCTTCCTGCTCGCGGTGGCCTTCGCCGCGTGCAAAGACGGCTCCGGCTCCGGCCCCCGGCTCCGCTCGCTCACCCTGTCGCCGGAAGACGCCTTCACCTCGGTGGGCGACACCGCCGTGCTCACCGTCACCGCCACGGGCGAGAGCGGCGGCGCGGTGAACCCCGACGTCGACTTCCGCAGCCTGAACCCCGCGGTGGCGCGGGTGGACGGCGAGGGCGTGATCACCGGCGTGGCGGTCGGCAGCACGCAGGTGATCGGCGAGGGCGGCGGCGCGGCCGACACCGTCGACGTGACGGTGTTCGCGCAGGGCACGCTGCTCCGGCTGAACACCAACGCCGACGTCGACTGCACCGCCCCCGACATCCGCAAGGGGCGGGTGGTGGCCAACTCGCAGTTCCTGCAGATCGTGGAGGACGTGCAGAACCCGGCGGGCGGCTTCACCCAGGCCGAGTACCAGGCGATCGGCGCGCGCTTCGACAACCTGAACTACCCCGTCAACGTGGCCAACTTCGGGGCGCCCACCGACATCGACAACAACGGCAGGATCATCGTCTTCTACACCCGCGCGGTGAACGAGATGACCCCGCGGGGCGCCGGCTTCTTCGTCGGCGGCTTCTTCTTCGGCCGCGACCTCTTCCCGAAGACGGAGACCCCGCGCGCGGGGGCGTGCCCCGCCAGCAACGTGGCCGAGATCTTCTACGTGCTGGCGCCGGACCCCAACGGCGAGGTCAACGGCAACCGCCGCACGACGGCGTTCGTGCGCGAGCAGACCATGTCCACGCTCTCGCACGAGTTCGAGCACCTGATCAACGCCTCGCGGCGCCTGTACGTGAACACCAACACGCGCGTGTTCGAGGGCGTCTGGCTGGACGAGGGGCTGGCGCACATCGCCGAGGAGCTGGCGTTCTACGCGTTCGGCGGGCTGGCGCCGCGGCAGAACCTGCAGCAGTCCACGCTGTTCGACACCCAGCCGCACGTGGACGCCTACAACGAGTACGCGCGCGCCAACTTCGGCCGCCTGCGCACCTACCTGCAGAGCACCGAGAACCAGTCGCCGCTGGGCGAGACGCTGCGCGACGACGACCTGGAGACGCGCGGCGCCGCCTGGAGCTTCCTGCGCTACTCGGCGGACCGGCGGGCCGGCAACGACGCGCAGTACTGGTTCGCGCTGGTGAACAACCCCGACAGCGGGGTGATCAACCTGCGCAGCGTGCTGGGGACCGACCCCTCGCCCTGGTTCCGCGACTGGACGGTGGCCAACTACGCCGACGACGGGGTGGCGGGGGTGGAGGCGCGCTTCACCCACCCGAGCTACAACTTCCGCAACCTGTACGCGCACCCGCAGGTGGCGGGCGCCTACCCGCTGCTGGTGAAAAACCTGGTCGACGGGCAGACGGTCACCACCTCCATCCAGGCGCTCAGTGCGGGGTACTACCGCTTCGGCGTGGCGGCCGGCGGCACGGCCACCCTGCGCGTGACCGCGTCGGGGACCGGCGACGCCAGCGCGTGCGCCAACGTGGCGCTGGCGGTGGGGCAGGTGTACCAGGGCGGCCCCGAAGTGCCGGCGCTCTGCTTCTCCGGCGGCGCCGCGGGGGCGGAGTTCGTGCTGGTCCCGTTCAACGCCTCGCAGACCACGGGCTCCAACCTGGGGATCTCGATCGTGGCCACGGGGATCGTGCCGGTGGTGGGCCCGCCGAGCCCGTCCCTGGCCCCCTCGTCGCTGGTGGCGGGGCTGGAGCGGGCCGACGCGTCGCTCTTCAACGACGGCGGCTTCCACATGCGCCTGCGCTACCGCGAGCGCGAGCTGGCCGAGGAGCTGCTGGGCGGCGGCGGGGGCACCCGGCTGCGCCCGATGAGCCAGGTGGCGGCCGCCCCGGCCCCGGCGGACATCCGCATCCAGGTGCTGCGGACCAAGTAGGCCGCCGGCCGGACGCCTGAAAGAGACGGCACCCCTCGCGCGCGAAGGGTGCCGTCGTTTTGCGGACCGCGGGGACCCTCTCCCCCGCGCGGCCCCGGTCGCTCGTTCCCCGCGACCAGGGGCTGCGCTCCCCTCTCGCAGACTGCGGGAGAGGGGAAACCCCCGGCGCTGCGCGCGACGAAACCACCTGGAGGTGCGGTTGAAGCCTCGCGGGGTTTGCGAGGCTTTCCGTGGTTCCAGCGAGCGTCTTCAGGCGCTTGCGACCCCGGCGCTCGCGCTTCGGCACCTCGCGCCCGCTGCTCGCGCCCCGGCCTCGCGCCCGCCCCGCCATCGCCCTGCGCATTTTGTCGTTCCCCAGCTCAGGGTAGCGCAGGGGAGCGGGTGTCTGGTTACATTGGTGGGACGCTCCGCTCCACGTCACGAAGAGGGCCGGCCGGACGTTCCCAAGGGATCGCCTCCAGCCTCCCATCCGCCAACTTCCGCATTCCGGTCCTCATGAAG
Protein-coding sequences here:
- a CDS encoding Ig-like domain-containing protein, encoding MKRILPVFLLAVAFAACKDGSGSGPRLRSLTLSPEDAFTSVGDTAVLTVTATGESGGAVNPDVDFRSLNPAVARVDGEGVITGVAVGSTQVIGEGGGAADTVDVTVFAQGTLLRLNTNADVDCTAPDIRKGRVVANSQFLQIVEDVQNPAGGFTQAEYQAIGARFDNLNYPVNVANFGAPTDIDNNGRIIVFYTRAVNEMTPRGAGFFVGGFFFGRDLFPKTETPRAGACPASNVAEIFYVLAPDPNGEVNGNRRTTAFVREQTMSTLSHEFEHLINASRRLYVNTNTRVFEGVWLDEGLAHIAEELAFYAFGGLAPRQNLQQSTLFDTQPHVDAYNEYARANFGRLRTYLQSTENQSPLGETLRDDDLETRGAAWSFLRYSADRRAGNDAQYWFALVNNPDSGVINLRSVLGTDPSPWFRDWTVANYADDGVAGVEARFTHPSYNFRNLYAHPQVAGAYPLLVKNLVDGQTVTTSIQALSAGYYRFGVAAGGTATLRVTASGTGDASACANVALAVGQVYQGGPEVPALCFSGGAAGAEFVLVPFNASQTTGSNLGISIVATGIVPVVGPPSPSLAPSSLVAGLERADASLFNDGGFHMRLRYRERELAEELLGGGGGTRLRPMSQVAAAPAPADIRIQVLRTK
- the argF gene encoding ornithine carbamoyltransferase, producing the protein MPNASVRHFTAIPDFSREELLATLELAARMKRGEYREQPLAGKTLAMIFTKRSTRTRVSFEVGAYQLGGHALFLSSRDIQLGRGEPIRDTARVLSRYVDGVMIRTFAQADVDELARWGSVPVINGLTDLLHPCQIMADLQTVRESLGPDLERVKVAWVGDGNNMANSWLNAAYRLGFELRLAVPPGYEPDTEILERARSAARVVLTHDPREAVEGADVVNTDVWASMGQEEEQAKRERDFQGFRVDEALMGRASERAIFLHCLPAHRGEEVADEVIEGPRSRVFDEAENRLHAQKAIMAKLMHEWR